Proteins encoded within one genomic window of Nitrospina gracilis 3/211:
- a CDS encoding alpha/beta hydrolase, with amino-acid sequence MKSRVPFKIVCLLGILPFWLSCAQTGPWMAHKGSSSSAMTETSKPKTETVKPNPKPDSVAAIKKKFPGDEAFEKKPQESFPPSKPKIEKPEHPAISAETPSFEEPQFEEPAVHAPGGTEEIGSTMPLYEDTAKQQKGFVVTNVFYGTTRKYTGVKISPKFYGGDAGNELEYGIATISVPTDPKMRSKGSLTTPLTVFEVQLEKEDPKKHVILTKAGRLSKEVFLERLNGSLNEHPAMLVFVHGFNNTFEYAVQRAAQLAYDLEFDGTSVVFSWPSNGQAQDYIKDANRIRAAAIDLRHFLKTLHKGTHAKSVYLVAHSMGSVALTNALHDLALEMKEQESPIFSEVILAAPDIDQIEFEKLFAEFKRITARTTLYASSRDQALIISREVNGYRRAGDSTGGILTLPGLDSIDVSRLDTNLIGHSYFGDNKSVISDIYRLIRGSPIYQRGKLVKRTLKGLTFWEFIP; translated from the coding sequence ATGAAATCCCGAGTCCCTTTTAAAATCGTCTGCCTTCTCGGCATTCTCCCGTTCTGGCTGTCCTGCGCACAGACCGGACCGTGGATGGCCCACAAAGGTTCCTCATCTTCCGCCATGACGGAAACTTCCAAACCGAAAACCGAAACCGTCAAACCCAATCCGAAACCGGATTCCGTCGCGGCAATCAAGAAAAAGTTTCCCGGCGATGAAGCGTTTGAGAAGAAACCACAGGAATCGTTTCCACCATCGAAGCCAAAAATAGAAAAACCCGAGCACCCCGCGATCTCTGCCGAAACACCGTCGTTTGAAGAACCCCAGTTTGAGGAACCCGCAGTGCATGCCCCGGGCGGCACCGAGGAGATCGGGTCCACCATGCCCTTGTATGAAGACACGGCCAAGCAGCAGAAAGGCTTCGTGGTGACGAACGTGTTTTATGGCACCACGCGCAAGTACACCGGCGTGAAGATCTCACCCAAGTTTTACGGCGGAGACGCGGGGAACGAACTGGAGTACGGCATCGCCACCATCTCCGTCCCCACCGACCCGAAGATGCGCAGCAAGGGAAGCCTGACCACGCCGCTGACTGTATTTGAGGTGCAACTGGAAAAGGAAGATCCGAAGAAACACGTCATCCTCACCAAGGCGGGACGGTTGAGCAAGGAAGTGTTTCTGGAGCGGCTGAACGGAAGCCTTAACGAACACCCGGCAATGCTGGTGTTCGTGCACGGATTCAACAACACCTTCGAGTACGCCGTACAACGCGCCGCGCAGCTGGCTTATGACCTCGAGTTCGACGGCACGTCGGTGGTGTTCAGCTGGCCGTCGAACGGGCAAGCCCAGGATTACATCAAGGATGCCAACCGCATCCGGGCCGCGGCAATCGACCTGCGCCATTTCCTGAAAACCCTGCACAAGGGCACGCATGCGAAGTCGGTGTACCTGGTGGCGCACAGCATGGGGAGCGTGGCGCTCACCAATGCCCTGCATGACCTCGCGCTGGAGATGAAGGAACAGGAAAGCCCGATCTTCAGCGAAGTCATCCTCGCCGCGCCGGATATCGATCAGATCGAATTTGAAAAATTGTTCGCCGAGTTCAAACGCATCACGGCCCGCACCACGCTGTATGCGTCGAGCCGCGACCAGGCGCTCATCATTTCGCGGGAAGTGAACGGGTATCGGAGGGCGGGCGATTCCACGGGCGGCATCCTCACCCTGCCGGGGCTGGATTCGATTGACGTGTCGCGTCTGGACACCAACCTCATCGGCCATTCCTATTTCGGCGACAACAAATCGGTGATCTCGGACATCTACCGGCTGATCCGCGGCAGTCCCATATACCAGCGCGGCAAGCTGGTGAAACGCACGCTCAAGGGTCTGACCTTCTGGGAGTTTATTCCCTGA
- a CDS encoding ankyrin repeat domain-containing protein has product MILPTKSLEQAVVYNNQKEVRRHLNEGVEVNKPGTEGKTALHFAAEKGREEVTRILLDRGANVNARDNDKRTPLHHAAFEGNEMVMRILLENGADLNAIDDNGRNALHHAALNGRQRVALGLLNRKLAVDLADKKGYTPLYLAVLGNETEMVKYLIQKGASVNPPGPSPIIAAARQGNDRIVEVLLTHRAPLYGPPQAEDTPLHIAAQKGHFHVVRVLLDRGADVHRKNKAGKTALYYAVDSNHSTVAEMLIDKGADPNQQVPEGSLLHVAAEKGNYSVANALIEKGIDLRAKNGSNQEPLDVAIEHAHQNIADLITAELVKRKQAGQ; this is encoded by the coding sequence ATGATTCTGCCGACCAAGTCGCTGGAGCAGGCGGTCGTCTACAACAACCAGAAGGAAGTGCGGCGTCATCTGAATGAGGGCGTCGAGGTCAACAAGCCCGGCACGGAAGGAAAAACCGCGCTCCACTTCGCCGCCGAAAAAGGCCGCGAGGAAGTCACGCGCATTCTGCTCGACCGCGGCGCCAACGTGAACGCGCGCGACAACGACAAGCGCACGCCCCTGCATCACGCCGCGTTTGAAGGCAACGAGATGGTAATGCGGATTCTTCTGGAAAACGGCGCGGACCTGAATGCCATCGACGACAACGGACGCAACGCCCTGCATCATGCCGCGCTCAACGGACGCCAGCGTGTGGCGCTCGGTCTCCTCAACCGCAAGCTGGCGGTCGACCTGGCCGACAAAAAAGGATACACGCCCTTGTACCTGGCGGTGCTGGGGAACGAAACGGAGATGGTGAAATACCTGATCCAGAAAGGGGCGTCGGTGAACCCTCCGGGCCCGTCGCCCATCATCGCCGCCGCGCGCCAGGGCAATGACCGCATCGTCGAGGTCCTGCTCACCCACCGCGCGCCTTTATACGGACCGCCGCAGGCCGAAGACACACCGCTTCACATCGCCGCGCAGAAAGGGCACTTTCACGTGGTGCGGGTGCTGCTGGACCGCGGTGCGGATGTGCATCGCAAAAACAAGGCGGGCAAAACGGCCTTGTATTATGCGGTCGATTCCAACCACAGCACGGTGGCGGAAATGCTGATAGACAAGGGGGCCGATCCCAACCAGCAGGTGCCGGAAGGCAGCCTTCTGCACGTTGCGGCTGAAAAGGGGAATTACAGCGTCGCCAATGCGTTGATCGAAAAAGGCATCGACTTGCGCGCCAAAAACGGCAGCAACCAGGAACCGCTGGATGTCGCCATCGAACACGCCCACCAGAATATCGCCGATCTCATCACCGCAGAACTCGTCAAGCGCAAGCAGGCGGGGCAATGA